One window from the genome of Alistipes sp. ZOR0009 encodes:
- a CDS encoding NifB/NifX family molybdenum-iron cluster-binding protein, with translation MKIALPTRGEKIDDHFGHCEKYTVITVDENRQIVKTEIIPSPQGCGCKSNIASELQAQGVTIMLAGNMGGGALNVLTNHGIAVVRGCSGLVLEVAQAWLEGQLADSGVGCSHHQEDGHNCKH, from the coding sequence ATGAAAATTGCACTTCCAACGCGTGGTGAGAAAATTGATGATCATTTTGGTCACTGCGAAAAGTATACCGTAATAACAGTTGATGAGAATCGTCAGATTGTAAAAACGGAGATAATACCATCGCCACAAGGTTGTGGCTGTAAGTCTAACATTGCTTCAGAACTTCAGGCGCAGGGAGTAACGATTATGCTGGCCGGTAATATGGGAGGTGGTGCACTGAATGTGCTTACCAATCATGGTATAGCAGTTGTACGTGGTTGCTCGGGGTTGGTTCTGGAGGTTGCTCAAGCATGGCTTGAAGGACAGTTGGCCGATTCTGGTGTGGGGTGCAGCCATCATCAGGAGGATGGCCATAATTGTAAGCATTAG
- a CDS encoding NifB/NifX family molybdenum-iron cluster-binding protein — protein sequence MIVAISASHSDLLAPVDLHFGRSPFFGIYDTATRVLSFVENREMDNSKEAGRFVVEQLLELGTTVVVAGRFGNKVVEILRSKGVQMVVVAQGQTVEYIINRIK from the coding sequence ATGATTGTAGCTATATCTGCTAGCCACTCGGATTTGTTGGCTCCCGTTGACCTTCATTTTGGACGTAGCCCTTTCTTTGGAATTTACGATACAGCGACTCGAGTGCTGTCATTTGTTGAAAATAGGGAGATGGATAATTCCAAAGAGGCTGGACGGTTCGTTGTGGAGCAGCTGCTAGAGCTGGGGACGACGGTGGTAGTGGCCGGTCGATTTGGAAATAAGGTGGTAGAAATACTTCGTTCAAAAGGAGTTCAAATGGTGGTTGTCGCTCAAGGACAGACTGTAGAATATATTATTAACCGAATAAAATAG